One window of Paenibacillus albicereus genomic DNA carries:
- the prfB gene encoding peptide chain release factor 2 (programmed frameshift) — MIDVTVKQDLREAAKRLQDLRGSLDLDLKQEIIANFEEKMTAPDFWDDNEKAQKVIAELNAVKSVVEQYEKLSTQREDLDTLLELAAEEDDGSLDGELTEGVADLMGKIGDFELTLLLNQPYDKLDAILELHPGAGGTESQDWGQMLYRMYTRWAEKHGYKVEVLDYLPGDEAGLKSVTISIKGHNAYGYLKAEKGVHRLVRISPFDASGRRHTSFVSCDIMPEIDDDIEIEIRPEDLKVDTYRSSGAGGQHVNKTESAIRITHMPSGIVVACQTERSQIQNRDRAMKMLRSKLYERKIEEQQKHLAEIRGEQSDIAWGSQIRSYVFHPYSMVKDHRTSVETGNVGAVMDGDLDAFINGYLRHQIKQKPEEG; from the exons CTCCAAGATCTCAGGGGGTCTCTT GACTTAGATCTCAAACAGGAGATCATAGCCAATTTCGAAGAGAAGATGACGGCGCCGGATTTCTGGGACGACAATGAGAAGGCTCAAAAGGTCATCGCGGAGCTGAACGCCGTGAAGTCCGTCGTCGAGCAGTATGAAAAGCTGAGCACGCAGCGCGAGGACCTCGACACCTTGCTGGAGCTGGCCGCCGAGGAGGACGACGGCTCCCTCGACGGCGAGCTGACGGAAGGCGTCGCCGACCTGATGGGCAAGATCGGCGATTTCGAGCTGACGCTGCTGCTCAACCAGCCGTACGACAAGCTGGACGCGATCCTGGAGCTTCATCCCGGCGCGGGCGGCACGGAGTCGCAGGACTGGGGCCAGATGCTGTACCGGATGTACACGCGTTGGGCGGAGAAGCACGGCTACAAGGTCGAGGTGCTCGACTACCTGCCGGGCGACGAAGCCGGCCTCAAGAGCGTTACGATCAGCATCAAGGGTCATAACGCCTACGGCTACCTCAAGGCGGAGAAAGGCGTGCACCGCCTCGTGCGCATCTCGCCGTTCGACGCTTCCGGCCGCCGCCACACGTCGTTCGTCTCCTGCGACATCATGCCGGAGATCGACGACGACATCGAGATCGAGATCCGTCCGGAAGACCTCAAGGTCGATACGTACCGCTCGAGCGGCGCGGGCGGCCAGCACGTCAACAAGACGGAGTCGGCGATCCGGATCACGCACATGCCGTCGGGCATCGTCGTCGCTTGCCAGACGGAGCGCTCGCAGATCCAGAACCGCGACCGCGCGATGAAGATGCTCCGCTCCAAGCTGTACGAGCGCAAGATCGAGGAACAGCAGAAGCATCTGGCCGAGATTCGCGGCGAGCAGTCCGACATCGCCTGGGGCAGCCAGATCCGTTCGTACGTGTTCCACCCGTACAGCATGGTCAAGGACCATCGCACGTCGGTGGAGACGGGCAACGTCGGCGCCGTGATGGACGGCGACCTGGATGCGTTCATCAACGGCTATCTGCGCCATCAGATCAAGCAGAAGCCCGAAGAGGGGTAG